GAACTTAAACGAACAGATGAATATGAAGTTGACGATTATAAAAGGGTACAGGTAATACTGGAATCAGGAAAAAAGGCCTGGGTATATATAAATGCATAGATTACCAGTACTTCAGCTATTTTTGTAAAAATTGATAACCAGGATAATAAGGTTCAGAAAATCTAGTAATAACAACAATATATAATATGAAGAAGCTAATTTTAATAGCGTGTTTATGGGGCAGTTTAACTATTGCCAAAGCCCAGCAACTGAAGTCTCCGGATGGAAAACTGACGATGACTTTTGTACTGGAAAGCGGTGGTAAGCCGAGTTACAGCCTGATTTATAAAAATAAAGATGTAATTAAGCCAAGTAAACTCGGACTGGAACTTAAAGATGATAAAAACTCTTTGCTTTCAGACTTTACTGTAGCCGATACTAAAACTTCCTCTTTTGATGAAAGCTGGAAACCAGTTTGGGGGGAAGTGAAAACTATCCGTAACCACTATAATGAATTAGCAGTTACTTTGAATCAGAAAGAAACTAACAGAGTCATGATTATCCGTTTCAGAATGTTTGATGAAGGTTTGGGATTCCGTTATGAATTTCCGGCACAGAAAAACCTGACTTATTTTGTAATCAAAGAAGAGAAAACCCAGTTTGCAATGGCAGGTGATCATACTGCATTCTGGATCGCTGGAGATTATGATACCCAAGAATATGATTATACGACTTCAAAACTTTCTGAAATAAGAGAACTGGCTGCAAAAAACAGAACAGAAAATCTTTCTCAGACTTCTTTTTCTCCAACTGGTGTTCAGACTTCTTTAATGATGAAAACCAGCAATGGATTATATATCAATTTACATGAAGCTGCGTTGATCAATTATGCGTGTATGCACCTGAATCTGGATGATAAAAACATGATTTTTGAATCGTGGCTTACACCAGATGTTAAAGGAGATAAAGGATATATGCAGGCACCAGCTAATTCGCCATGGCGGACAGTTATGGTAAGTGATGATGCCCGTGATATTCTGGCTTCAAAAATGACTTATAACCTGAATGATCCGGATAAGATAGAAGATACTTCATGGATTAAACCAATCAAATATGTTGGTGTATGGTGGGAAATGATTACCGGAAAGTCTACATGGGCTTATACAGATGAGTATCCTTCAGTACAACTTGGCATTACTGATTATTCAAAAGCTAAACCAAATGGCAAACATGGTGCAAACACGGCTAATGTAAAAAGATACATTGATTTTGCTGCTAAAAATGGTTTTGGTGGTATACTGGTTGAAGGCTGGAATGAAGGTTGGGAAGACTGGTACGGTCACTCAAAGGATTATGTATTTGACTTTGTTACCCCTTATCCTGACTTTAATGTTTCTGAAATAAGAGACTACGCGAAATCTAAAGGTGTAAAAATGATTATGCATCATGAAACTTCAGGTTCAGTGCGCAATTATGAACGTCACATTGATACGGCTTATAAATATATGAAAGCCAATGGTTACGACGCAGTTAAAAGTGGTTATGTAGGTAATATCCTGCCAAGAGGCGAAAATCATTATAGCCAGTGGATTGTAAACCATTATCAATATGCAGTGGAAAAAGCTGCTCAATATAAGATCATGGTTAATGCGCACGAAGCGGTACGCCCAACAGGTATTGCACGTACTTATCCTAACCTGATTGGCAATGAATCTGCAAGAGGTACAGAATACCAGGCTTTTGGAGGATCTAAACCAAATCATGTTACTGTACTTCCATTTACACGTTTAATTGGTGGGCCAATGGATTATACACCAGGGATTTTTGAGATGGACATCAGCAAACTTAACCCAGGTAATCATTCTCATGTAAACAGTACGATTGCGAATCAGCTTGCACTTTATTTAACCATGTACAGTCCGTTGCAGATGGCAGCTGATTTACCTGAGAATTATGAAAGGTTTCCCGATGCTTTTCAGTTTATTAAGGATGTAGCAGTGGATTGGGACGATAGTAAATATCTGGAAGCAGAACCCGGCCAGTATGTAACTGTTGCACGTATGGCAAAGGGAACAGGGCAATGGTTTGCAGGAAGTGTAAATGGTGATAATCCACGTGTATCCAACATCTCTTTCAGCTTCTTGGCACCCGGTAAAACATATGAGGCTACTATTTATGCTGATGCAAAAGACGCACACTATAAGACGAATCCTCAGGCTTATACTATCCGTAAGGTCTTGGTAACCAATAAATCAAAGCTGGCTCAGTTTTGTGCTCCGGGTGGTGGTTATGCGATCAGCTTTAAAATAGCGGATCAGACAACCACTAAAGGATTGAAAAAACTATAGTTTATAACCATCGCTTTACTTGTAAATATCATTAGTATACTTTGCAAGTAAAGCGATGATTTCTGATTTATCAGCTAAATACCGGTCACACAAAAATACGCCGCCCTGGCGTGTTGCAGGATTGAAGAAAAGGAAAGAACTTACTCCAGGATCATCTCCATCATGGCCAATAGTACCGTTCGTATAAAGGTTCCAGAATATACCTTTATTCCGGTTAGCCAAACTAATTCCTTTAGGCGGGTTGTCTTTTGAAAATTGTGGTGTGAACATCGTTTGGTATGACTCTTTGCTTAAAAGGCTTTGATTGCCATGATAATCATTAATCAGGGCTATCAGATATTTGCTCAGGTCGGTTGTGTTTGTTCTGAGCCCACCATCGGGATAGGTGATACATTCATAAAATGGGAATGACGTTTCCAGATCATAATAGTGTCTGGCATATTGAGCTAACTTCTGAGTATTTAAAAACCAACTGGAATTTTGCATTTTAAGTGGTTTTAAGATATATTTTTCTGTAAACTCAGCGTAAGTCATGCCTGATTTGACTTCAATAAGGTAAGCCGCCAGGGCAGATCCAATATTGCTGTAATGAGACGAACTACCCGGTTCGCTGTCAGCAAAGTTGCCCGTGTTATAATATTTTCCATCACCCGAAAGGTAGTCCTGTAAAAATGCTTTGAGTGACGAGCTGTTAACCTTTTTGTGATAGCCCATATCTTGTAATACTTTATATGCCGAAACATCATATGCAGCAAATCCTTCATCAAATTGGTAGGTATCAGGGAAAATTGCAGGATTATCAAGGATGCTGGAACTATGGTTACTCAATTCTCTTACCGTAATACCGGCCGTTGGATAACTGGGGTTTATTACTTTGAAAGGGAGTATGTCGTTGATCTTGGTTTCTAAGTTGAAATAGCCTGACTCCACTGCTTTCATTAAGGCAATCGCAAGAAAAGTTTTACTTACAGAGCCAATAACCTGTATAGTTTGCGCTGAGTATTTGGTTTTTTTTGCCACATCAGCATAGCCAAAATTCTGTTCGTATATGATTTTCTTTGAATCAACCAATACAACAGACATACCAGTTAAACTTTCTTTTTTAACTATTTGAGCTAGTGATGTGGTAAGCGAATCAAATCTGGACTGCCCATGAGCAATCTGTGTGCAAACGCAAAGCAATGTGCTTCCAATAATCAACTGTTTCCATTTTTTCATCCTGATCAATCTTAGCAGGCTCATAGAATTGGCCAGCAGGAAGATACTACAATCCATAATGACTAAAGAAACTTTATTCATTATGGATTGTAGTATTAATATTGATTTATAAATTATTACGAATATTTAACTTCATCAAATGGAACTCTTAACTGAAGAACTAAAAAAACTATTAATCAGCGGCGGTGCCCATGTGAGTGTAAAAGATGCTATAGCAGATATTCCTTTTGAACTGCTTGGCGAAAGGCCATATGGTTTACCTTATAGTATCTGGCAGCTTGTTGAACATATCAGAATTGCCCAGTGGGATATGCTGGAATTTAGTAAAGACGGCAACCATAAATCGCCAAAGTGGCCCGATGAATATTGGCCAAAAGAAAATGCTCCGGCAGATAAAAATAGTTGGGATAAAACTGTGAAACAGATTGATGATGATTTAAAAGCATTTATTGAATTGGTTGAGCAGCGGGATCTATATGAACCTATTCCGCATGGAAGTGGACAAAACATTTTGAGGGAAGCGCTTCAAATTGCCGATCATAATGCCTATCATACTGCTGAAATTATAGTCATCAGGCGTTTATTGGGTATCTGGAAATAAGCTATTAATGATAAAAAATAAGCAGCCTGGTTTATACCAGGCTGTTCAACGCTTCTTTATTAAATCCCTGGAATTCATTCATCCGGTCTTCCTTCACTTTTTGGACCCAGTAAGGGTCTGCTAAGATAGATCTGCCAACTGCTACCAGATCAAATTCATTAGTATCCATTCTTCGGATGAGTTCATCAATAGAGGTTGGCGATGAATTTTCGCCTGTAAAGATTGTTGTAACGTCATTATCCAAACCCACCGAACCAACTGTAATTGTGGCTTTTCCAGTTAGTTTTTTTGCCCATCCTGCCAGGTTGAGATTTGATCCCGCAAACTCAGGCTCCCAAAACCGGCGGGTCGAACAATGGAAAATATCGATGCCTGCATCTGCCAGTGGGGTTAACCAGGAGGCTAACTCCTGCGGATTTTTAGCCAGCTTGCTGTGGAAATCACTGAACCGCCATTGTGATAAGCGGATCATCAGTGCAAAATCTTCTCCAACCTTTTGACGAACTTCTTTTGTTACTTCTATGGCAAAACGACTTCGCTCTGCTAAAGTTTTTCCGCCAAAAAAATCACTTCTTTTATTGGTGTTTTCCCAAAAAAACTGATCTATCAAATAGCCATGCGCTCCCTGGATCTCCACGCTATTAAACCCCATTCTTTTTGCATGCGCTGCGGCACACCCAAAAGCAGTAATCGTATCTGCAATGTCACTATCGGTCATTGCTTTTCCATTGCCTCGTGTTGAAGGCCCTTCAAATGGGGCGGGAGGCAGCCATCCGGAATGATGATTTTCCTGGATTCCTATGTGCCATAGTTGCGGTGCCATTTGTCCGCCGGCCTGGAGTACTCCGTCAATAACCTGCTGCCATCCTGCCAGTGAATCATCCTTATAAAAATCAGGCACATCAGGTTCATTTCCGGCAGATGGACGGTCAATTATCGTTCCTTCAGAGATAATTAAGCCTACTTCTCCTTCAGCTCTTTTTTTATAATAATTTGCAACATCGGCTGTTGGAATCCCGGCAGGAGAAAATGACCTTGTCATTGGTGACATTACAAAACGGTTTCTTGTATTTAATGATTTCAGGCGGAAAGGCCTGAATAAACTTTCAGTGTTCATTTTCGTCTGATTTTTTCTTATTAAGTTTTTCCATCTCTCTATTTAGGGTTTCTTTTTCAGGGAGAGATTTTGTTAGGGTAATCGCCTTTTGATAGTAATCAATTGCCTTAGCTGCTGCGGTATCTTTATGCAAGTAGGCGAGTAAAGCATAATATTCACTATGGCCTGTAAGTTTTAACTTTTCAACTTCTTGTATACCTCTTTCATTTCCATAAACTCTGGCGAGTGCAAAGGTTCTGTTCAGTGCGGTTACCGGAGAATATTCTATCAGGATAAGCTGATTGTATAATTGTAAAATGTGTTCCCATTTATGCTGATCTGTAGGGCTGGTATGCCAATAAGCGATGCCGGCCTCTAAATGGTATTTTGAGATTTCCGTTCCTGAACAAGCATTCACCAGGTAATAATTCCCTTTGTCAATCAGCTCCTGGCTCCATAAACTTTTATCCTGATGCTCATACAAAATAGTCTCTCCTGAATCATTGGCTCTTGCTGCTAACCTGGAACTCTGAAAACACATTAATGCAAGTAACGCATTAGTCTGAGGGGTATTTGTCCATTCGTTTTCTGTCAAAAAGAGGGTAAGTCTGATCGCTTCTGAACAAAGCTCTTTTCTAATGGGCTGGTTGTTGGACTTAGAGAAATAACCTTCATTAAACAAAAGATACAAGGTTCTTAAAACAGTATCAAGTCTGGAAGAAATACTATCTTGTTTTAATGTTCTGATTTGAAAATTATCCTGGCGAAGTACATTTTTTGCTCTGAGTAACCGTTTCTTGATCGTTTCTTTTTTGCTGAGAAAGGCATCTGCAATTTCCTCTATACTGAATCCGCAAAGAATTTGAAGCGCCAGGCAGATTTGTGCTTCGGTAGAATTTCCCGGATTGCAAACTGCGAAAATCATCGCTAGCTGGCTGTCCGAAATACTTTCTTCATTAAAGTCCGGATCGGCCTCCAACTCTTCATGCTTAATTTCTCTTTTTACCTGCGCTTCAAAGATCGCATGTCTTTTCAGGTAATCCTTAGTTTTGTTTTTAGCAACAGCATAGAGCCAGGCTACTGGATTTTCGGGCAGACCATTCAAATCCCAGACCTCAGTTGCTTTTAGAAATGTTTCACTCACAATGTCTTCCGCAACCACTATGTTTCCCAATCCAAAATGGCGGCATAATACTGCTGTCATCCTGGTATATTCTAACCTGAATAGCTGAGGAATAAGCGCTTGATTTCTAGTTACTGACATTAGCTTTACAGTACTTCTCTTACTTCTATACTACCACCCGTTTTGAAGATGGGATTACCTTTTGCAAACTCCACTGCTTCATCAATAGTCTCTGTTTTTACGATGATATAACCACTGATAAATTCTTTGATTTCCGCATAGGGGCCATCGGTTACTACGTTGCCGGGCTTCACTGTTCTGGCATTTACCGTAGATAAGGTATTGCCTTTGTCAGCCAGTTTGTTTTGAGCAGCAATACCAGCCAGCCAGTTCATTCTTTCCTGGATTTGTTCAGGTGATGGCTTTACATTAGAAGCATTATTCAGCCTGAAGATTAATAAGAATTCTTTCATCGTTTGTAAATTTTAAATGTTTTGCAGCTATGACGATTGAATCTTAAAGATGGGGACAAAAAATATTTATTTTTTAAGAATTACGATAGAAGCTATTTCAACGATTCCAACATTCGGGCAAGTTCAGCCGGCATAGTGATCATAGCATCGTGTCCTGTTTTCAGCTCCAGGTACTTCCAATCCTTACTGGTTTTTGTCTCTTCTGCAAATGGCTTGATAGCGCGGAGTTCAGGATTTGTACAGGCAATATAAGTAAGTGGCAGCTGATTTCCATAAGGATGTTTGAGTACTAAGGGCTGCGTGAAAGTTCTAAAAGGTTGATTTGTTAGGCGTTCATTTACCCATGTAACATCATGTGCATCGGTTATTCCAAAAAACTCAGCCGACAAAAATGGAAGACTTAACCCTTTGTCAAATTGCATAGCGGACTTTATAAAGTTCTCCCGGATATCTTTCGGGCTCACGTCCAGTGCGCTTTGTCCATTTTTCATGAGCATGGCATCAAGAAACACTAGTTTTGACAATCTTTCCGGAATAAGATCTGCGACACCTGCAATAACAGCGCCGGCATAACTATGACCTACCAGAATGACATTGTGGAGGTCTTCTGCCAGGATCAGATTGACAATATCTGTAATATGGGTATTCAGATCAACCTTGCTATTCAAAGTATTTTGATGTTCTCCAAGTCCGCTCAATGTTGGGGTATAAACAAGATCTCCATCAGCGCGTAGTTGTTTACTCACTTTTTGCCAGCACCAGCTTCCATGAAATGCACCGTGTACCAGTACAAAAGCGGGTGGATCTTTCATCGGTTGGGCACTGGTCTGGAAAGCGAAAATGACGGAAATTAGCAGGAGGTAAAATGACTTAAGATGAATTAATTTTATTTTCATAATGATTTATTTTGTGAATGTAAATGTCGCTGTGTGCATTTGTTCAGACAATAACTCACCCTAAAGTGAGTATCAATTCTAATTCATTATGTCAAGTAAACTAAAATCCGGAACATCGAATGCCAATAATCTGGTGGTATTAAGCTGTAAATGTGAAGTTAATGAGGTATTGCGAAGTATTAGTACAAGGTGGAAAATGCAGATTTTGCATAGTATTGCCAGAGATACACGCCAGTTTAGCCTGCTCAAAAATGCTTTTCCTTCTTTATCAGATCAGATGTTGGGTAAGCGGCTTTCGGAGTTGGTTGCAGACCAGTTGATTGATAAAGTTGTTGTAGAGGAAAAAGCACCTATGAAGATTATATATACTCCAACCGTAAAGGGCATGGAGCTATTGCAGATAATTGATGATTTACACCATTGGGGGCTTAAATGGTAACCGTAATTTTTTATTTACTGGAAGAATACTTCTTCGGTTTTACGCCCATATGCGCTTCAAACAATCTTGTGAAGTGGCTAAGGTTTGAAAAACCTAAACGATAACCAACCTCCGAAACGGACAAATTTTCTTCTTTAATCAGATAGGCTGCCTTTTTCATTCTGAAACTTTGGTAATAGCTGTAAATACTATTTCCGAAAATCTGTTTAAAAAGCCGCTTTAATTTAGATTCACTCATGCCTGAAAGTCTGACAAGTTCAGCAAGTACAGGAGGGGTATCAATATCCAAAAGAATGCTATCCTTGATCTGGTATACCCTTTTGACATCGGCGGCATTTAGAGTTTGCAGCGTAGTGTCTTGTCTTTTCAATAACTCTGCAAACAATAAATAAATAAGTTCTTCAGCTTTTATTTTGTAATAAAGATCCTGTAATTCTGTTGCAGGATTTGCGGTGACAATATCAGCCCCAACTTCTTGTATTTGTGGTGAAATTATTTCCTCAAATAAAAAAGGCTGATTACCTGAGGTGATGAGCTGCAAAAGTGTATTTCCCATTTTTGGTTTCAGTAATTCTTTTAAATAAGCTGTACTTATTGTGATAATTATTGAATTGATTTTTTTGTTAGCGGGGAGATTTTCAATATTAAAATCGGTAGTTGCAACTTGTACCGAGGGTAATGATTTTGTGCCTGAAGATGGTTGTAACAACCATTTTTTCAACTCTTCTTTTGACTGATAAATATGGTGAAAAGCAATCACCACAAATTTGTTTTCTTCATTACCGATTCCTCTGTCCAGTACCCATTCTTCTTTTAACTCGTATTGCCGTACCAGAATCCGTAATTCAGGATTGATGATAAAGCCCTTAATATACCCGGTGCCCATATTTGGAGGAATATAAGTCACCCCATTTTCCAGTTTATCTCCGATTTCCTTTGTCGGATCTTTTAAAATTCCACCTTTTACAATTGACTTCATAATTGACCGTTTAGAGCTATTATTTGGACAAAAATAGCTATTTTATTTTATCACGGTCAGGTAAATTTGTGTTGTTAACTAAAAAAGACATATGGAACGATTAAAGAAAACGCAGGTATTAATTTTAGGTGGTGGGATTACCGGACTTGCTGCTGCACTCTATTTAGCGCAACAGGGGGTTGATTTTATCCTGATAGAAAAACACAAAGGTACTTCGATCTATCCAAGAGCGAGAACTATTGATGTGAGGACGATGGAGTTATTCAGAGGACTGGGCATCAATGAAGACCTGCGTGAAGGCGGAAAAGCATTGGCGCCGGCCTGGGGCATTATCCGCGGTAACAACCTGGTGGAGGCACTGGAAAATCCGGTGGGAAAAATTACGCCGCAACAGCTAATGGAAGCTCAAAAAGAGATAAAATCCTTCGCAGAAAACTCCCCTGAAACTGTGTGTCGCTGTACACAGGATATTAGCGAAGCTATCCTGTGTGAAACTGCAAAAGAGCAAGGCTTAGCACTTTGTTTTTATCACGAGATGCTATCTTTCGAACCACATGAAAATGAAGTAGCAGTTTTAGTGAAAGACAGAATAACTGGAGAAGAATATACAATTTTGGCAGATTATATGATTGCAGCAGATGGCGCGAACAGTATAGTAAGAAAACAACTGGGTATCCAGGTATCCGGCAATGGTTCCTGGACGGATTTGCTGAATATCTATTTTGAAGCTGATTTAGAGCATTTAGTGAAAGGGCGGGAGTTTAGCCAGTTTCTGATCAATACACCAGAAATAACGGGTTTTCTTCTGACCATTAACAATAAAGATAAGTGGGCATTTCATTTACGTTTCCATCCTGAAAATGGAGAGACCATAGCTGATTATCCAGAAGAAAAACTGATTGCAATTCTTCAGGATATCCTGGGTATTCCGGATCTGAAGATTTCTATACTTAAAGCTTTGCCATGGCAGCTTACTGTAACAATTGCTGACCAGATGCGTGTCAATAGAGTTTTTCTTGCAGGAGATGCTGCACATACTATGACGCCTTATGCAGGCAAAGGTGCAAATGCAGGTATTCAGGATGTGCAGAATCTGGCCTGGAAACTGGCAGCAGTTTTGAGTCATGAGGCAGATGACGCTTTATTGGGTACTTACGATAAGGAACGTCAGCCTGTAGGGGCTTATTATGCGACGCTTTCGGGTGAGCTGGCGGATAAAAATGGGTTGATAAATGATCAGCTGATGGTTACCAAAGCTAAAGATCTGATGGGTTTACCAGATTACGGATATGAGTCGGCAGCCGTTAAAAGAGCAGCTAATTTACCTTTTACCTATTTTATTGGAGAACCAGGAACGCGGATCCCGCACTTATGGCTCAATGAATTACATACCATATCGTCACTTGACTGGGTAAAAGGGCAGTTTGTTGTCATAGCTAATAGCGGCGAAGGCTGGCAAGCTGAATTTGATCAGCTACACCAGCAGTTCAACATCAATATTGAATTAGTTACATTGAACGACGAAACCATATTGGAAAAATGGAAGCAACTTACCCATACAAAGTACGATGAGGCATTATTAATCAGACCTGATGATTTTGTCGCGGCAAAATTAACAGCAGGTAATTTGCTGAGTGTGATGCAGTCAATTTTAAATAAATAGTGCTAAAGGTCAATGCCAGCCAAATAATACTTGTCTTATGATGGTGAAATGGTAATTTTGCCCCGGATATTAATTACGGACCTTACTCAAAAATTATTATGGAAATTATTGCCGCCCAACTAGAAGATATTGATCAGATTATGCACGTTATTGAACAGGCAAAACATATTATGAGGGCAAATGGTAATCACACACAATGGATCAACGGATATCCGTCAAAAGAAATCATAACAGCTGATATTCGTAATCAGCATGCTTTTGTGTGTCTGATCAATATGGAAATAGTGGGTTATTTCTGTTTGATCACAGGCAATGATCCTGATCCGAATTATAAAGTAATTGAGCAGGGTGCCTGGCTCAACAATGCTCCTTATGGGGTAATACATCGATTGGCCTCTTCAGGAACAGCAAAAGGGATTGCAAGAAAAGCCTTTGATTTTGCATTTAGCCGCATCAATAATGTTAGAGTAGATACGAACCATGACAATCTTCCAATGCAGAATTTTTTGAAGAACAGCGGTTTTACCTATTGTGGAATTATTTATGTAAGTGATGGAACTCCAAGAGATGCTTTTCAGAAAACAATAGCTACCGACCAGGCT
The sequence above is drawn from the Pedobacter cryoconitis genome and encodes:
- a CDS encoding DinB family protein; this translates as MELLTEELKKLLISGGAHVSVKDAIADIPFELLGERPYGLPYSIWQLVEHIRIAQWDMLEFSKDGNHKSPKWPDEYWPKENAPADKNSWDKTVKQIDDDLKAFIELVEQRDLYEPIPHGSGQNILREALQIADHNAYHTAEIIVIRRLLGIWK
- a CDS encoding glycoside hydrolase family 97 protein, coding for MKKLILIACLWGSLTIAKAQQLKSPDGKLTMTFVLESGGKPSYSLIYKNKDVIKPSKLGLELKDDKNSLLSDFTVADTKTSSFDESWKPVWGEVKTIRNHYNELAVTLNQKETNRVMIIRFRMFDEGLGFRYEFPAQKNLTYFVIKEEKTQFAMAGDHTAFWIAGDYDTQEYDYTTSKLSEIRELAAKNRTENLSQTSFSPTGVQTSLMMKTSNGLYINLHEAALINYACMHLNLDDKNMIFESWLTPDVKGDKGYMQAPANSPWRTVMVSDDARDILASKMTYNLNDPDKIEDTSWIKPIKYVGVWWEMITGKSTWAYTDEYPSVQLGITDYSKAKPNGKHGANTANVKRYIDFAAKNGFGGILVEGWNEGWEDWYGHSKDYVFDFVTPYPDFNVSEIRDYAKSKGVKMIMHHETSGSVRNYERHIDTAYKYMKANGYDAVKSGYVGNILPRGENHYSQWIVNHYQYAVEKAAQYKIMVNAHEAVRPTGIARTYPNLIGNESARGTEYQAFGGSKPNHVTVLPFTRLIGGPMDYTPGIFEMDISKLNPGNHSHVNSTIANQLALYLTMYSPLQMAADLPENYERFPDAFQFIKDVAVDWDDSKYLEAEPGQYVTVARMAKGTGQWFAGSVNGDNPRVSNISFSFLAPGKTYEATIYADAKDAHYKTNPQAYTIRKVLVTNKSKLAQFCAPGGGYAISFKIADQTTTKGLKKL
- a CDS encoding NADH:flavin oxidoreductase, which produces MNTESLFRPFRLKSLNTRNRFVMSPMTRSFSPAGIPTADVANYYKKRAEGEVGLIISEGTIIDRPSAGNEPDVPDFYKDDSLAGWQQVIDGVLQAGGQMAPQLWHIGIQENHHSGWLPPAPFEGPSTRGNGKAMTDSDIADTITAFGCAAAHAKRMGFNSVEIQGAHGYLIDQFFWENTNKRSDFFGGKTLAERSRFAIEVTKEVRQKVGEDFALMIRLSQWRFSDFHSKLAKNPQELASWLTPLADAGIDIFHCSTRRFWEPEFAGSNLNLAGWAKKLTGKATITVGSVGLDNDVTTIFTGENSSPTSIDELIRRMDTNEFDLVAVGRSILADPYWVQKVKEDRMNEFQGFNKEALNSLV
- a CDS encoding FAD-dependent oxidoreductase, with translation MERLKKTQVLILGGGITGLAAALYLAQQGVDFILIEKHKGTSIYPRARTIDVRTMELFRGLGINEDLREGGKALAPAWGIIRGNNLVEALENPVGKITPQQLMEAQKEIKSFAENSPETVCRCTQDISEAILCETAKEQGLALCFYHEMLSFEPHENEVAVLVKDRITGEEYTILADYMIAADGANSIVRKQLGIQVSGNGSWTDLLNIYFEADLEHLVKGREFSQFLINTPEITGFLLTINNKDKWAFHLRFHPENGETIADYPEEKLIAILQDILGIPDLKISILKALPWQLTVTIADQMRVNRVFLAGDAAHTMTPYAGKGANAGIQDVQNLAWKLAAVLSHEADDALLGTYDKERQPVGAYYATLSGELADKNGLINDQLMVTKAKDLMGLPDYGYESAAVKRAANLPFTYFIGEPGTRIPHLWLNELHTISSLDWVKGQFVVIANSGEGWQAEFDQLHQQFNINIELVTLNDETILEKWKQLTHTKYDEALLIRPDDFVAAKLTAGNLLSVMQSILNK
- a CDS encoding GNAT family N-acetyltransferase, translated to MEIIAAQLEDIDQIMHVIEQAKHIMRANGNHTQWINGYPSKEIITADIRNQHAFVCLINMEIVGYFCLITGNDPDPNYKVIEQGAWLNNAPYGVIHRLASSGTAKGIARKAFDFAFSRINNVRVDTNHDNLPMQNFLKNSGFTYCGIIYVSDGTPRDAFQKTIATDQA
- a CDS encoding serine hydrolase domain-containing protein, with protein sequence MNKVSLVIMDCSIFLLANSMSLLRLIRMKKWKQLIIGSTLLCVCTQIAHGQSRFDSLTTSLAQIVKKESLTGMSVVLVDSKKIIYEQNFGYADVAKKTKYSAQTIQVIGSVSKTFLAIALMKAVESGYFNLETKINDILPFKVINPSYPTAGITVRELSNHSSSILDNPAIFPDTYQFDEGFAAYDVSAYKVLQDMGYHKKVNSSSLKAFLQDYLSGDGKYYNTGNFADSEPGSSSHYSNIGSALAAYLIEVKSGMTYAEFTEKYILKPLKMQNSSWFLNTQKLAQYARHYYDLETSFPFYECITYPDGGLRTNTTDLSKYLIALINDYHGNQSLLSKESYQTMFTPQFSKDNPPKGISLANRNKGIFWNLYTNGTIGHDGDDPGVSSFLFFNPATRQGGVFLCDRYLADKSEIIALLAKYTNDIYK
- a CDS encoding YciI family protein, whose amino-acid sequence is MKEFLLIFRLNNASNVKPSPEQIQERMNWLAGIAAQNKLADKGNTLSTVNARTVKPGNVVTDGPYAEIKEFISGYIIVKTETIDEAVEFAKGNPIFKTGGSIEVREVL
- a CDS encoding AraC family transcriptional regulator, which gives rise to MKSIVKGGILKDPTKEIGDKLENGVTYIPPNMGTGYIKGFIINPELRILVRQYELKEEWVLDRGIGNEENKFVVIAFHHIYQSKEELKKWLLQPSSGTKSLPSVQVATTDFNIENLPANKKINSIIITISTAYLKELLKPKMGNTLLQLITSGNQPFLFEEIISPQIQEVGADIVTANPATELQDLYYKIKAEELIYLLFAELLKRQDTTLQTLNAADVKRVYQIKDSILLDIDTPPVLAELVRLSGMSESKLKRLFKQIFGNSIYSYYQSFRMKKAAYLIKEENLSVSEVGYRLGFSNLSHFTRLFEAHMGVKPKKYSSSK
- a CDS encoding RNA polymerase sigma factor yields the protein MSVTRNQALIPQLFRLEYTRMTAVLCRHFGLGNIVVAEDIVSETFLKATEVWDLNGLPENPVAWLYAVAKNKTKDYLKRHAIFEAQVKREIKHEELEADPDFNEESISDSQLAMIFAVCNPGNSTEAQICLALQILCGFSIEEIADAFLSKKETIKKRLLRAKNVLRQDNFQIRTLKQDSISSRLDTVLRTLYLLFNEGYFSKSNNQPIRKELCSEAIRLTLFLTENEWTNTPQTNALLALMCFQSSRLAARANDSGETILYEHQDKSLWSQELIDKGNYYLVNACSGTEISKYHLEAGIAYWHTSPTDQHKWEHILQLYNQLILIEYSPVTALNRTFALARVYGNERGIQEVEKLKLTGHSEYYALLAYLHKDTAAAKAIDYYQKAITLTKSLPEKETLNREMEKLNKKKSDENEH
- a CDS encoding alpha/beta hydrolase — its product is MKIKLIHLKSFYLLLISVIFAFQTSAQPMKDPPAFVLVHGAFHGSWCWQKVSKQLRADGDLVYTPTLSGLGEHQNTLNSKVDLNTHITDIVNLILAEDLHNVILVGHSYAGAVIAGVADLIPERLSKLVFLDAMLMKNGQSALDVSPKDIRENFIKSAMQFDKGLSLPFLSAEFFGITDAHDVTWVNERLTNQPFRTFTQPLVLKHPYGNQLPLTYIACTNPELRAIKPFAEETKTSKDWKYLELKTGHDAMITMPAELARMLESLK
- a CDS encoding winged helix-turn-helix transcriptional regulator, whose amino-acid sequence is MSSKLKSGTSNANNLVVLSCKCEVNEVLRSISTRWKMQILHSIARDTRQFSLLKNAFPSLSDQMLGKRLSELVADQLIDKVVVEEKAPMKIIYTPTVKGMELLQIIDDLHHWGLKW